One Serratia liquefaciens genomic window, CAGGCCGTGGCTGTGGTCATTACGCGCCAATGCCACCGCCTGACAGAACAGAATGTCGTGGGTGCCGACGCTGACAATCTGGCTGATTTGGCAATCGAAAGAAGCCAGCGCGCCGTGCAAAATCGGGGCGCCGGTCACCAGCGTAGACCAGCGAGCGGCGGAGAATCGCATGTCCATCGGCGTTTTGCCGCCGAACAGATTCGACAACGATTCGTGCTCTGCCGCCAGCGTATTGACGCACAGCGTTTGGTTTTGCTTGAACACCGAATGCACCGACGCTGAGCGGTTCAGGCACACCAGCAACGTGGGGGGCGTGTCGGTGACGCTGCATACCGCCGAGGCGGTAAAACCTGCGCGGCCTGCGGGGCCGTCGGTGGTAATGATATTCACCGCCGATCCCAGGCGTGCCATGGCATCGCGGAAGTCCTGTTTTGTTACGGATGGCGTTTGCAGCGGTGCATCGGCAAACCCTGTTTGGCTTTGCATAAGGTCTCTCCGGGTCAGGGGGCTATGTGGCTGTTGGCGTTCGGCGCTTGCAGCAGCCAGCTCAGCAGAATGCGGTTAAAATTCTCGCTGTCGGTCACGCTCATGGCGTGGCCGCCATAGGTCATCTGCGCCAGCTCGCCATTGGGCAGGCTTTCCGCCAGCTGATGCGAGCAGTGATAGGGCACCAGCAGATCGTCACGAGAGCACAGCACCAGGGTCGGCGTGGTGATGTCCGCCAGGTGAGGGCGAAAATCGGTGTTGATCAACGCATTCAGGCGGCGCAGCAGGTTTTCTGTGCCCTGAAAATGCGCGGTTTGGTGCTGCAACTCTTCACCTAGCAAGGCTTCGTGCTGCGACAGCCAATAAGCGGGGAACAGAAATAAAGGTTGAGCGCGCACATAGGCTTCGACGCCGCTGTTGAGCAGCAGGTCCTGTCGGACATGGAAGCAGCGTCGGGTCTGGCTGTCCAGCGCCGGCCAGCCGTTGACCACCACCAGTTTTTCAACCAGCTGCGGCTGGGTGAGTGCCAACTGCAGGCCAATCATGCCGCCAAGTGCGTGACCAACGAAACAACAGCGTTCAATGCTGAGCGAGTGCAGTAGCCGCGCTACCTCATCCGCCATATCGGCCATGCTATAGCCGTCCGGTACCACGCCTTTGCTGCGGCCGGTGCCATAGTGATCGTAAATTACTACCCGGAAATGCCGGGTTAGCGCGTCAATCTGCGGTTGCCAGAAGCTACCCGAGCCGCCGAGGCCTGCGGACAGCACCAGCGTCGGCGCCAGTGGCGTATCTTTTCCTAAAATCTCAAAGTACATGCTCGATCCTCAATGGCTTAGCGGCCGATATGGGCCACGGAGGCGATTTCAATCAAGGCGTCCGGCTTCACCAACCCGCACTGAATGCAGTAGCGGGCCGGTTTATCGCCGGGGAAATACTCGGCATACACCTGATTGATAGCGGCATAGTTTTGCCAGTCGGTAAGGAAGATCGAGTTAAAGGTCACGTCGTTCATGCTGCCACCGGCGGTTTCGATCACGCTTTTGATGGTCTCCAGCACGTGGCGTGTTTGTGCCGCGGCATCACCCACGTGAACGACGTTATTGTCTTTATCGAAGGCCAGCGTACCCGAGACGTACACCACGCCGTCGGCCAGGGTGCCCGGAACAAAGGGAGCCAGCGGTTTACCTGTGCCCGGCGGAGTGATCACTGTTTTTGGCATTGTCGCGCTCCTGGTGAAGGTTCTTTTGGGTTTAAACAGGCAAAATTCATGCCGTCTGGCTAAGCGGGGCAGCGAGAACGTCACAGAAACTGTCGACGTCCGACACCCAGCCGAAAAAGGTTTCGATGTTATACAGCGCCGCCTGCTGGGCGAACGCCGGGCCGGCCTGGTGGGTGGCGTCGGCCAGCACAACGCCGAAATACTCGAGGAAAAAGCCGTCGCGCAGCGTGGACTCGACGCAGACGTTGGTGGCGATGCCGGTAAACACCAAATGGTGAATGCCGTAAGAGCGCAGCAGGCTGTCGAGCTGGGTGTTGAAAAAGCCGCTGTAGCGCGGTTTCGGCAGCAGGATATCGCCCGGTTGTGGTTGCAGTTCATCCACCAGGTCGTAGTCCCAATCGCCTTTGGCCAGCAGCTTGCCCATCAGTTCCGGGCGCTGGCGCATGGTTTTCAGCGCGTTGGACTTGTGCCAGTTAGGTGAACCTTCACCGCCGGCTTCGACGTACTGGTTGTCCCAGCCGTTCTGGAAAAAGATCACCTTAATGCCCGCGGCGCGCGCGGCAGTGATGGCGCGCTTGATGTTGGCTATCACCGGCGCGGTGGTCGAAACGTCGAACCCGGCCAGATCCAAATATCCTCCCTGCGAGGCGTAGGCATTTTGCATATCGACCACGATTAACGCGGTTTCCTGCGGAGCAAAGGCGATGGCCTCCGGCCGGGCGGGCAGGGTGACCGTCGTTGCGCCTTGCGGTGACTGGCGGCGTACCACAGCTTGTGTTTCAACAATTTTCATCATGCCACCTCACGGCTTGCTGCGGTTTGCGGGCAAACGTCAGCCCGGCTTTTCATCAGGGGTTGAATGCGTTCGCCGAAGTCTTCTACGCCTTGCACGAAGTCATCGAAGGTCAGCAGCACGCCTTCGGTGCCGGGCACGGTGGCGATTTCATCCATCATGCGCGCCACCTGGGCGTAGGAGCCGACCAGCGTGCCCATGTTGATGTTGACGGCGGAAGTGGGGTCGGCCATTTGGCGCACATTGGTATCGGCACCGGATTTTGTGTCTTTGCCGCTCTGTTCGGTGAGCCAGGCCAGGGCTTCGGTATCGGTCCCGGCTTTATAGCTTTCCCATTTGGCGCGGGCAGCCTCGTCGGTTTCATCCGCAATAATCATAAACAGCACGTAGCAGGCCACGCTGCGGCCTTCGGCGTCGGCGGCAGTTTTCAACCGGGCAGCGGTCGGCGCGAAAGCGGTGGGGGTGTTGACGCCTTTGCCGAAGCAGAAGTTGTAGTCGGCGTATTTGGCCGAAAAAGCCATGCCCGCATCGCTTTGACCGGCGCAAATCACCTTGATGTCCGCTTGGGGTTGCGGGCTGACGCGACAGTCATCCATCTGGAAAAACTCGCCCTTGAAATCGGATTTTCCGGTGCCCCACAGATCGCGCAGCACTCTGACGTATTCCGCCAGATAGTCGTAGCGACGACCAAAGTACTCGTCACCCGGCCACATGCCCATCTGCTCGTATTCCGGTTTCTGCCAACCGGTCACCACGTTCAGGCCAAAGCGCCCGCCGGAAATAGAATCAATGGTGGAAGCCATACGCGCTACGATGGCCGGCGGCATGGTCAGAGTGGCGGCGGTGGCGTAGATCTTGATGCGTGAGGTCACGGCAGCCAACCCGGCCATCAGGGTGAAAGACTCCAGGTTGTGGTCCCAGAATTCGGTTTTGCCGCCGAAGCCGCGCAGTTTGATCATCGACAGGGCGAAATCAAAGTTGTAGTGCTCGGCTTTCTGCACGATGGTTTTATTGAGTTCAAACGTGGGTTTGTACTGTGGGGCATTGCTGGAAATCAGCCAGCCGTTGTTGCCGATCGGAATAAATACGCCAATTTTCATTTGAATACCTCGGGTCAGTGAAGGGGACAATCACAGGCTGCTTGCCTGAACCAAAGCAAACCCGATGCCATGTTTTAAAATGGGTTATTTATCAATTTGTTATGATTTTTTTTGGCACCCGGTTATTGAGTGGATGGTCCAAAACAGACCATTTGGTCAAAATTAGCTGCACAAAAAACAGGCGCGCTTGCTCATTAAAGGTGCAAATAATCCTTCGGAAGGGGTAGGCAAAAGCGTGGGTTTCATCCAATGGCTTTGCTATGCTGGCCAGAATCAGATAGTGCCAAGGAGCCGCAGTGAAGCCACAAGCCGTTAAACCGCCCACGCGCCGCTCGCGTGCGGTAGCTGCAAAACGCAGTACCATCATGGATGCGGCGCTGGAGTTCTTCTCGCTGTACGGTATTCACGGCACCAGTCTGGATCAGGTGGCGGAACGCGCCGACGTTTCCAAAACCAACCTGTTGTACTATTTCCCTTCCAAAGAAGAGCTTTACGTGGCGGTGCTGAAAGGCATTCTCGATGTCTGGCTGGCGCCGCTGAAAGCGCTGCGCGCCGATCAGGAGCCGTTGCAGGCCATTCGTGAATATATACGGCTGAAGCTTGAAGTCTCCCGCCATCATCCGCAGGCTTCACGGCTGTTTTGCCTGGAAATGATCCAGGGTGCGCCCTTGCTGAAACAGGAATTGCAGGGTGGGTTGAAGACGCTGGTGGACGAGAAGTCCGCCATGATTGAGCGTTGGATTGCCGAAGGTCATATTGCGCCGATAGAGCCACATCACCTGATTTTTATGCTGTGGGCGACCACCCAGCACTACGCCGATTTTTGGGTCCAGATAGAGGCGGTAACCGGAAAAACGTTAGAAGACGAAGCGTTTTTTCAGCAGACGGTAGAGAACGTACAGAGGGTGATTATCGACGGGATACGCCCACGCTAGGCGCCAGGATAGGGGGGATTCAGGGGGATAGCGAACTATCCCCCTGTGGCGTTAGGCAGCTTTCTTCTTACGCAGGAATACGTAAGACAGACCCAGGATCACAAACCACAACGGCGTGACGATCAGCGCCTGGCGGGTGTCATCGCGCAGCGTCAGCAGCACCAACACAAACACGAAGAACGCCATACAGACCCAGCACATCAACTTGCCGGCCGGCATCTTGTAAATCGATTTCTGGTGCAGCGCCGGACGCTGCTTGCGATAGACCAGGTACGAACACAGGATGATGGTCCAGACAAACATGAACAGGATCGCCGAGACGGTGGTCACCAGCGTGAACACGGTCATGACGTTCGGGATCAGGTAAATCAGCACCACACCGCCCAGCAGGCAGATACAGGAGAAGGTCAGCCCGTTAGCCGGCACTGCCCGCTTGGACAGATTGGCGAACGATTTGGGTGCATCGCCTTCCTGTGCCAGACCGAACAGCATGCGGCTGGTGGAAAACACCCCGCTGTTGGCGGAAGAGGCGGCGGAGGTCAGCACCACAAAGTTAATCACGCTGGCGGCCGCCGGCAGGCCAATCAGCACGAACAGTTCCACGAACGGGCTCTTGTCGGCGACCACTGAACTCCATGGCGTAACCGACATGATCACGATCAGGGCGAACACGTAGAACATGATGATGCGGATCGGAATCGAGTTGATGGCGCGCGGCAGCACTTTTTCCGGATCTTTGGTTTCAGCCGCGGTGGTACCGACCAGTTCGATACCGACAAAGGCGAACACCGCAATCTGGAAACCGGCGAAGAAACCGCTGATGCCTTTCGGGAACATGCCACCGTCATTCCACAGGTGCGAGAACGAGGCGACGGTACCGGTAGGCGACTGGAACTGCATGGCGATCATGACCAGCCCGGCGACGATCAGCCCGACAATGGCGACGATTTTGATCATCGCAAACCAGAACTCCATTTCGCCAAACATCTTCACCGTCGCCAGGTTAAGGCCCAGCAACAGCAAGACGCACAGCAACGAGGCGATCCATTGCGACAATCCCGGGAACCAGAACTGGGCATAGGCGGTGATCGCCACCACGTCGGCAATGCCTGTGACCACCCAGCAAAACCAGTAGGTCCAGCCGGTAAAGAAACCGGCCCAGGGGCCGAGCAGGTCGGCGGCGAAATCGCTGAAAGATTTGTATTCCAGATTGGATAGCAGCAGCTCGCCCATCGCGCGCATCACGAAGAACAGCATAAAGCCGATGATCATGTACACGAAGATGATGGAGGGGCCGGCCAGGCTGATGGTTTTGCCGGAGCCCATAAACAGACCCGTACCGATGGCGCCACCGATGGCGATCAGTTGAATATGTCGGTTGGTTAGGTTTCTCCGTAGATGATCTTCTGACGCGGGGGCAGCGTCTGCGGCTATTTTAGAGTGATCTACCATCTGATGATGTCCTGTTTTACCTGTCATGAGTGAAATAGCGAGCTCTGAAGTGGCTCTTTTTTATACGATTATCCGGTTGGCCCGGCTTTAGTAAGGTAGTGCAATAACGCCACCTTTGTGCAACATGTTTACAACATTTATGCGAGGGATAAAAGTCGATTGTGCTTTACACCGAGGAGGCAAATCGGACGTCTTGGGGGCGGAAGATTACTCCTCGCTGTAGCAGATTAATAGCCCTGATCTGACTTATCTTGTTGATATAACAGGGTCTTGAAAATATCGCATGAGAAAAACTAATGAGTGTAAGCGTTTGACATCGAGGGGGCAGAGGAGAATAATTTACTCCGTTGGGTCGTTAGCTCAGCTGGTAGAGCAGTTGACTCTTAATCAATTGGTCACAGGTTCGAACCCTGTACGACCCACCAACAAATCATGCGGTTAGCCGTGATTTTTATTTTTCGGTTTTTCTCAAACGCACAGATTTGAGACGTGCTTCGCAAAAAACGCATCAATTTAGTGTGAATGTTCAGTTGAGTGATCTGGCGCAAGCTGCGTCCGTCCCCGCCTGTTTTTTTCGGCTTCATCCCGCCAATTTCCCGTAAAATTGATAATGGGACTCTTGCTTGAATTAACCCTCTCCCCCATGTGTGCCTTAAAGCATAAGGCCGGAAGATTTCGATGATTACGCGTTTTTTCGCCAGTCACCATTGGCAGCAACCTATGTTTGCGCAATCTCCCTGCATCACTTTTGGCAATGTCGGCACCGACGGGTATGAGTTCTGCTTCTGACCTCGTCTGCGTGGCTAAGCATTGTCGCTTTCTCGATCGTACCTGATTCTTGCAGCATCAAGTTCGGGAAAGTTAATTTCGGCCCACCGGTCAAGGGCAGCCAGTGTGTTTACCAGTGAGCCAGCAACCCCGGTCAGGCTGTATTCCACGCAGGCAGGTTTCTCACCATGATCAATCCTGGTCACTAAACCATGCCGCTCAAGTTGGCGCAGGGTCTGAGTCAGAACCTTTTGAGAAATGCCCTCAATTTTCCTCATCAATTCCCCGTTTCGCATAGGGTGCTCCGCCAAAGCAGGCAGAATAAGCATTACCCATTTGCCGGAGATCAGCGCCAGCGCATCACGTGCAGAACACTTATCTGAGTAAACATTACCTGGATATGCCATGTGTGGTTACCTGAAGGTGCGTAATTGAATCCTGAGTTTAAAGAAAACATGATGACAGTGGAAAACCCTTACGGAGAATTATCATGAACGTACTGATTATCACTGCTCATCCCGAATCGGATTCATTCAACACGCATCTGGCCTCCATAGCCGCCAGGACATTCGAAAAGCAGGGCGCTAGCGTGCAGTCGGTAAATTTATACGGTGAAAATTTCGAACCGCGTGAAGGGAAAAACTTTTACCCTGACAAGCAGGGATTCGAGAGGTTTGATCCCCTGCGAGAACAACGGCATCACTGGAATAGGCATAAGTTGCCCGATGACGTTATGAGACATATTTTTTTACTGAAAAACGCGGATCTGTTACTGCTGCATTTTCCCTTCTGGTGGTTTGGTATGCCGGCAATCTTGAAAGGATGGATGGACCGGGTATTTGTTTATGGCGGACTCTACGACAGCTTACACCGGCATGAAAATGGAGTGATGAAGGGAAAGCGGGCTCTACTTACAGTGTCTGCCGGTGCTTCTGCAAATGCCTGCGCGTTTAACGGACGTGATGGTGACATGCGTTTAATGTTATGGCCGCCGATCCATGCCCTGCACTATATAGGTTACACCCTGCTAGAACCGTATTTGATCCACGGTGTACGCGGCGGGCTTGATGGCTCAGGGAAAGAAAAACAGCAGCAATTTCTTGATGAAAAAGTAAAGGATTTCGAAGGCAGACTCGTAAATTTCAGTGAATGGCCGGTTATTCCTTTTAACAGACAAGAAGATTTTAATGATGACCTCACATTAAAACCCCAGGCACCAGAGTACAGCCCGTTTGTCCGTCACAGCCCCAACCGGTGGAGGGCGGGCAGCTAATAGGAGGCCGGGGGATCAATCAGGTGAATGTGCTCACGGCTTTCATGGAACAGTCTTCGACAAAGAATGCGATAACAGTCTCGGTCGAACTCATCGGCCGGGAAACTGAGCTTTTCGGCGGCAGACAGCGACGGTGCAGTACCGAGGTAGAACCAGTTGCTGATGACGTGGAAGGCTTTAAGTTGGCCTTGTCGTTCCTCGATGGCGATCCTGCCGGGGAATGGCCAGTGCCGCACCTGGGCCTGCTCCAGGGCGCCAAGCAGTCTGCTCTGGTGCGCTTGCGGGGTCTCTTTGCCACAGCATACGCCCGCGCATTTGCCTAATTGATGGCGAAAGCAGGGTTGTCCGGGGCGTCCTTTTTCAATATCCAGGTACGTCAGGCAGAGCTGTTCCCGATCGGCAATGTCGATCAGAAAATCGACGGCCGCCGCACGCCGCAGGAACAGGCCGTATAAGTTAGGCGTTCGGGAAAAGTCTAGCGCATCGCTGTATACGATACGCGTTTGGGAGTCCTGCACCTGCAGCGCGCATAGCCGGCGGATTTTACGCAGCCGCTTGTTGTAGAGCGGGCTTTGCTGTTTAACCAGGGAGGATTCAAGCAGCAGTGCACCAATCTCCCCCACGGTTTCGATGCAGGTTATGCGGCGGGTGGCGGCCAACAACCGAGCTTCGCGCGGATTGCGCAGATGAGACTGAACACGGCGGCGAATGTTGACGCTCTTACCTATGTAGAGGGGATGGGCGCCGTTGTCGCCGTGAAAGAAATAAACCCCGCAGCTCTGCGGCAGGTTGGCGACCTCTCCGGTCAGATGTTCAGGGTATTGATACATGGGCTATCAGAAACTCACGGCTTATAAGGAAGTGGGGCATCACGCCAATGATAATATTTTCTTATTATAATTCACACCCGGCTTTCGGCTAACGCTAAGAGTTGAGATTTGTTATCATTTGCAAAAATTTTATCTATAGGGAGATAGAGATGCGTAAAGCGCTAATAATGGCTCTGGGTGTGATGGTACTGTCAGGCTGTGCGGGTCAACAAGACGACTATGAGTCGCGTAACAAAGCCTCTGCAGATCCTTCGGGCGGCAAAGAGTGGAAGGAGTTTGTCGCGCCTTTGTCCGTCAAAACACAAACGCCGGGCGAGCGGGAAATGAAGCGCGCAACCCGCCAGAACTGATTTACTATAAAGCCCACTTGCGTGGGCTTTTTGCATTCTGAACAGGCTACGGGCAAGCGGATTGGTATCGCCTGCGATACCCCATCAACGAATAGGTCTGTTTTAAAAGGAAGGGAATCATGAGAAAAATTCATTCAGGATCCGAAACTCGCCTGTCGGCAGTATTGCTTGTTATTGCAACGCTGTTGTTAGCAGGCTGCTCGGGGACGGACACTGCGGCTAAACCTGAGGTAGCTGGAGGCGAAGTCGATGACCTTTTTGCTGGATTGGAAGGTAAAACGGCGCCAGCAGCACCTGGGCAAGAGATCAACCGATATCTCATGCAGATCACCGCGGCTATACAAAATCATTTTCACTATGACAGCGTTTACGCCGGCAAGGAATGCTCATTACGACTCAAGTTGGCTCCGGATGGCATGCTGTTGGATGTCCGGGCTGAAGGCGGTGACCCCGCGCTTTGCCGTGCGGCTGTAGTGGCAACCGCAAATGCCAGCTTTCCCAAACCCCCGACACCGGCGGTTTACGCTGTGGTTAAGAATGCCGCGCTGGAATTTCGTCCCCAATGATCCGGAGCCGCCGTTAAAACAGCTGACCGACGGACATCAGGGCCACGGCCCACACCCCGGCAGACAGCGCACTGGCACAATAGACCTGTTTGCGCGGCAGGGCGATCATGCCGGCAACCAATGGCACGGTATAGCGCATCACGGCCAGAAAGCGCGATATAAACAGCAGCGGGATGCCGTTGTTCTCTAACGCGGATTGCGCCTTGTTTAATGCGCCGTGGTATCTGGCCGGTAGCCAGTTCCCGCTTTGGCGCTTTTGCAGCCATGCGCCGCAATGGAAAGACAAAACGGAGCCGAGCAGGGCACCCAGGGTTATCGCCGCCCAGACATGAGCGTCGGCCAGCACCGGCTTGCCGGCGACAATGCCCAGCATCAACGTCACCGATGCGGGCGGCAGAACCGAAGAAACGAAAATGACCGACTTGCCCAACGCAAACAGAAAAATCAGCAGCAACAGGAAGCCGGGCTCCGGGCTGTATTGGGTGATAATAGCGGTTAATGTCTCCATGGATGACCCTCAAAAAATGTAGGGTCAGTGTCTCATTCACCGCTTCAATATAAGCTAAATCGAATGGGCTTCAGCCCAGGCTTATCCACTAACCTGAGCTTGACGTTCGGCGCTCTGCGTAGCCCACCCTTTGAGTGCAAAAATCAGCGCGGCGCACAGCAAAGAGAAAATTGCCAGTACGATCAGGCCTGCATGCGGGCTATCGAAGCGCAGTTCTGCCTCGGTGCGGATTAGCGGTGCCAGGAAACTGAACAGTGCGCCCAGCGTGGTGCAAAAACCGATGCCGGCCGCCAGCGCCGGGCCTGAAAGTATCTGCGCCGGTAAGGTCCAGAATATCGGCTGTACCGCCAGGAAGCTGACGGCGCAAAAGCACAGCGCAATAATGGCAATAGTCGGACCGGCATAGGACGAGACAACCAAACCCAGTGCGGCAATCACCATACAGCCGATGGCGATGGGCAAGCGGCGGGAGGTTTTGCGGTCGGCATAACGCGGGATGTAATAGACCCCAAATGCAGAAACGGCCCAGGGAATTGCCGCTACCAGCGATGCCTTAAACCCGATAGTGGTACCCATCAGCGAGGCCACCTGCGAGGGCAGAAAAAACAACAGGCCATACACGCCGACCTGAATGGTGCCGTAAATAAAAGCCAGGTGCCAAACCTTGGTATTTTTCAACGCCTCTCTCACGCTGCTGGCCTCGGTATTTTTTTGCTCCAGGGCCAACTGTGCCACCAATGCCTGCTTCTCTTCCGGGTTAAGAAATCGCGCCTTGGCCGGGCTGTCGTCAAGATAGAAATAGGCGAAGATCCCCAACACGACGGCCGGTAAGCCTTCCAGAACAAACATCCAGAACCAGCCTGGCCGCCCCAGCACACCGTGCATTTCGAGCAGCGCACCCGAAATGGGCGAGCCGAGCGTCAAGGCCGCGGGAACGCCAAGCACAAAAATACCAATCACCGAAGCCCGGACCTTGTTGGGGAAATAAAGGGAGGCCAGCAACAGAATACCGGGGTAGAAGCCGGCCTCCGCCAATCCCAGCAGGAAGCGCAGGGCAATAAATTGATATTCGTTGCTGACGAAACCGGTACAGGCGGACAATGCCCCCCACACCGCCGTGGTGGCGCTAAGCCAGACTTTCGCCCCCAGCTTGTTCATCATCAGATTGGCCGGGATCCCGAAGATGGCGTAAGCCGCGAAGAAAATGCCAGCGCCCAATGCGAAGGCGGATTGCGACAGGGCAATATCCACCGACATCGCCTCCTTGGCAAAGCCCACGTTTACCCGATCGATAAAGGCGACGAAATACAGAGAGAACATCAGGGGGATCAATCTGCGCCACGTTTTTTTAATCGCCGAATTGAGCGCGGAACTGGTGTTGGTCGTATTACTCACGGGTTACCCTCTCAAACAGGTTGAACGACTGGGGCCGGCGTAATACCGGCAGTTTGCCTGCACCCATTGCCACTGCGGAACATTCATCGTCGGTCTTGGCTTTCACTAAAGGCCTAAAGGACTAATGGTCAGGCCTTTAATGGCAAAAAAAACGGCGATGAACGCCATCCTGGCCTATGCAGCCACGGTAAATCTGTTGATAGAAACCAAAAATTGACAATTGGTTAACCTGAAATTCACACATGGCCGGTCGTGATTCAAGCCTGCTGATGAATATCTGTGCGCGTAATCACTGAATGACAAACTTTGAATTATCACTACGATTAATAAAGGCAAAGTCTGTTCTTCAAAGGTAGAGTGGCCCAGGATGACAGATAAACTGAAAGGGAAAAGACGCCATGCTAAAGGTGATTGCTGAAGATTTTATCAAGCTCGACCGCATTGAAACGGTGATGCCGCTGTATCAGGAATTGGTAGAAAAAACCCGTCAGGAGGCACTCTGCCTCTCTTATGAGTTGTTTATTGACCATCAGGATCCGGGGCATTTTATTTTCGTCGAGGAGTGGCCCGACCGGGCGGCGTTGGACGTGCACTGTCAAACCGAACATTTCAGACGCCTGGTGCCGTTAATCAATCAGCACCAGAGCAAACCTTGTACCTTTTTGTTTATGCAGCCTTTTCCCTCAGAGAAAAGTTAACCAGGCAAAAAAATCCCCGCACAGCGGGGTCAATGGCTTCTCAAACACGGTCTTGTAGTGATTAAAAATTAGACTGCGAATGATTGCCATTCCTTCAGAATGCTCTTAAAAGCCTTTTGCCGCCAACCGCACCTGATCGACCCAACTTTGTTGGTAATCAAAGCTGGGGGCCTCATGTTGCGCCATTCCATGACGAACTATGGCTTTTACCGCCTGGGTAGCCAACGGGTTTTTCTGGGCAATTTGCTGGGCGATCAGCCGTGCGTCCTCCAGAGCGCTTCCCTCGCTGATACGTGAAATAACCCCGTGCCGCCAGGCCTCCTCCGCGCCTATCAAGCGGCCGGTCAGCAACCAGTCGAGGGCGATATAGGGGGAGATGCGCGCCGGCAGGCGTGAACATCCTCCTTGTGCTGCAATCAGCCCCAGCCCGGTCTCCGGGAAACTGAATTGCGCATCTCGCCCGGCTACGATCAGGTCGCAGGCCAGCGCTATTTCAAACCCTCCACCGAAGGCGATACCGTCCACGGCGGCGATAATCACCTTGGTGAGCTGCGCATGCACCAGGCCGGCAAAGCCTTCCGGCTCGACCACCGGAAGTTCGCCCTGTTGAAATGCTTTGACGTCCATCCCGGCGGAGAACACCTGCGGCTGCCCGGTCAACAGGATCACCCGAACCTTGTCATCCTGCTCGGCCTGTTGCAGATAGCGTTGGATCAGGCGAGCCATCGCCAAATTGATGGCGTTCTTTTTTTCCGGCCGGTTCAGGGTAATCACGGCGATGCCGTCCTGTTGCTCATACAGCACCGGTGGCGGCAGGTCAGTCATGGGCTTTTTCTCCCTGGAAGAACACGAGCGTCAGCAGCAGGGCGATGGCCCCCAGCGGCAATGAAAACAGCGGCAGGTAATAGGCAGGCAAGGTATACAGCGTCAGGCCGCCGAGCATGCCCCCCGCCGCAATGCCGGCATACAATACCGAGCTGTTCAGCGACACCGTCAGCGCGCCAAAACGTTTGGACAGCGACAACAAGTGGTGCTGAATAGGTACCAGATACATCCAGCCGGTAATCCCCCACACCAGAAATATTGCCAGCACCCACCAGGGG contains:
- a CDS encoding NAD(P)H-dependent oxidoreductase — translated: MNVLIITAHPESDSFNTHLASIAARTFEKQGASVQSVNLYGENFEPREGKNFYPDKQGFERFDPLREQRHHWNRHKLPDDVMRHIFLLKNADLLLLHFPFWWFGMPAILKGWMDRVFVYGGLYDSLHRHENGVMKGKRALLTVSAGASANACAFNGRDGDMRLMLWPPIHALHYIGYTLLEPYLIHGVRGGLDGSGKEKQQQFLDEKVKDFEGRLVNFSEWPVIPFNRQEDFNDDLTLKPQAPEYSPFVRHSPNRWRAGS
- a CDS encoding endonuclease (3' incision activity; acts with UvrC) is translated as MYQYPEHLTGEVANLPQSCGVYFFHGDNGAHPLYIGKSVNIRRRVQSHLRNPREARLLAATRRITCIETVGEIGALLLESSLVKQQSPLYNKRLRKIRRLCALQVQDSQTRIVYSDALDFSRTPNLYGLFLRRAAAVDFLIDIADREQLCLTYLDIEKGRPGQPCFRHQLGKCAGVCCGKETPQAHQSRLLGALEQAQVRHWPFPGRIAIEERQGQLKAFHVISNWFYLGTAPSLSAAEKLSFPADEFDRDCYRILCRRLFHESREHIHLIDPPASY
- the tolA gene encoding cell envelope integrity protein TolA gives rise to the protein MRKIHSGSETRLSAVLLVIATLLLAGCSGTDTAAKPEVAGGEVDDLFAGLEGKTAPAAPGQEINRYLMQITAAIQNHFHYDSVYAGKECSLRLKLAPDGMLLDVRAEGGDPALCRAAVVATANASFPKPPTPAVYAVVKNAALEFRPQ
- a CDS encoding DedA family protein; this encodes METLTAIITQYSPEPGFLLLLIFLFALGKSVIFVSSVLPPASVTLMLGIVAGKPVLADAHVWAAITLGALLGSVLSFHCGAWLQKRQSGNWLPARYHGALNKAQSALENNGIPLLFISRFLAVMRYTVPLVAGMIALPRKQVYCASALSAGVWAVALMSVGQLF
- a CDS encoding MFS transporter, giving the protein MSNTTNTSSALNSAIKKTWRRLIPLMFSLYFVAFIDRVNVGFAKEAMSVDIALSQSAFALGAGIFFAAYAIFGIPANLMMNKLGAKVWLSATTAVWGALSACTGFVSNEYQFIALRFLLGLAEAGFYPGILLLASLYFPNKVRASVIGIFVLGVPAALTLGSPISGALLEMHGVLGRPGWFWMFVLEGLPAVVLGIFAYFYLDDSPAKARFLNPEEKQALVAQLALEQKNTEASSVREALKNTKVWHLAFIYGTIQVGVYGLLFFLPSQVASLMGTTIGFKASLVAAIPWAVSAFGVYYIPRYADRKTSRRLPIAIGCMVIAALGLVVSSYAGPTIAIIALCFCAVSFLAVQPIFWTLPAQILSGPALAAGIGFCTTLGALFSFLAPLIRTEAELRFDSPHAGLIVLAIFSLLCAALIFALKGWATQSAERQAQVSG
- a CDS encoding putative quinol monooxygenase, whose protein sequence is MLKVIAEDFIKLDRIETVMPLYQELVEKTRQEALCLSYELFIDHQDPGHFIFVEEWPDRAALDVHCQTEHFRRLVPLINQHQSKPCTFLFMQPFPSEKS
- a CDS encoding enoyl-CoA hydratase-related protein; translated protein: MTDLPPPVLYEQQDGIAVITLNRPEKKNAINLAMARLIQRYLQQAEQDDKVRVILLTGQPQVFSAGMDVKAFQQGELPVVEPEGFAGLVHAQLTKVIIAAVDGIAFGGGFEIALACDLIVAGRDAQFSFPETGLGLIAAQGGCSRLPARISPYIALDWLLTGRLIGAEEAWRHGVISRISEGSALEDARLIAQQIAQKNPLATQAVKAIVRHGMAQHEAPSFDYQQSWVDQVRLAAKGF